One stretch of Cedecea neteri DNA includes these proteins:
- a CDS encoding addiction module antidote protein, translating to MNKLTDYDPASALVDNEEIAFFMADALETGDAAYIAKALGVVARAKGMSQVATETGLSREQLYRSFSAEGNPTLKSTLAVMKALGITLTVK from the coding sequence ATGAATAAATTAACAGATTACGATCCTGCATCTGCATTGGTCGACAACGAGGAAATTGCTTTTTTCATGGCGGATGCCCTGGAAACCGGAGATGCAGCCTATATAGCAAAGGCGCTGGGCGTAGTTGCACGGGCAAAAGGGATGTCGCAAGTAGCCACTGAAACGGGCCTGTCTCGCGAACAGCTGTACCGTTCATTTAGTGCAGAAGGAAACCCAACGCTTAAAAGCACGCTTGCCGTGATGAAAGCGCTGGGTATTACCCTTACCGTAAAGTAG
- a CDS encoding Na/Pi cotransporter family protein: MLTLLHLLSAVSLLVWGTHIVRTGIMRVYGANLRSVLSRSVEKKPLAFCAGIGVTALVQSSNATTMLVTSFVAQDLVALTPALVIVLGADVGTALMARILTFDLSWLSPLLIFIGVIFFLSRKQTRAGQLGRVGIGLGLILLALELIVGAVTPITQANGVQVIFASLTGDIMLDALIGAMFAIISYSSLAAVLLTATLTSTGVISFDVALCLVIGANLGSGLLAMINNSAANAAARRVALGSLLFKLVGSLLVLPFVHILARLMHHLPLPESELVIYFHVFYNLIRCLVMVPFAEPMARFCRRVISEVPEVDARMKPKHLDPTALDTPALGLSNAARETLRMGDVLEQMLETWSKVMHGEPRQEKELRKLADDVDVLYTAIKLYLAQMPKEDLAEMESRRWAEIIEMSLNLEQAADIIERMGSEVADKSLAARRAFSPDGLTELDNLLQQLISNLQLSLSVFFSSDLGSARRLRRNKHRFRIMNRRYSHAHVDRLHQQNVQSIETSSLHLGLLGDMKRLNSLFCSVAYSVLDQPDDDDERDEY; encoded by the coding sequence GTGCTGACCTTGTTACACCTGCTTTCCGCCGTTTCACTGCTGGTCTGGGGCACGCACATCGTGCGTACCGGTATCATGCGCGTTTACGGCGCCAACCTGCGCAGCGTACTTAGCCGCAGCGTAGAAAAGAAACCTCTCGCCTTCTGCGCCGGTATCGGCGTGACCGCTTTGGTGCAGAGCAGCAATGCCACCACGATGCTGGTCACGTCCTTCGTTGCTCAGGATCTGGTGGCGCTTACGCCTGCGCTGGTGATTGTGCTGGGGGCCGACGTGGGTACGGCGCTGATGGCGCGTATCCTGACCTTCGATCTTTCGTGGCTTTCGCCGCTGCTGATTTTTATCGGCGTTATCTTCTTCCTCAGCCGCAAGCAAACGCGCGCCGGGCAGCTTGGCCGCGTGGGGATTGGCCTTGGCCTTATTCTGCTGGCGCTTGAGCTGATTGTCGGGGCCGTCACGCCGATCACCCAGGCGAACGGTGTCCAGGTCATCTTCGCTTCTCTGACCGGCGATATCATGCTCGACGCGCTGATTGGCGCGATGTTCGCCATCATCAGCTACTCCAGCCTGGCGGCCGTTTTACTGACGGCCACGCTGACGTCCACCGGAGTAATTTCGTTTGATGTGGCGCTATGCCTGGTGATTGGCGCTAACCTCGGCTCCGGCCTGCTGGCGATGATCAACAACAGCGCCGCGAATGCCGCAGCGCGCCGGGTAGCGCTTGGCAGCCTGCTGTTTAAGCTGGTGGGTAGCCTGCTGGTGCTGCCGTTTGTGCACATTCTTGCCCGATTGATGCACCACCTGCCGCTGCCTGAGTCAGAGCTGGTTATCTACTTCCACGTGTTCTACAACCTGATCCGTTGCCTGGTGATGGTGCCTTTTGCCGAGCCGATGGCGCGCTTCTGCCGCCGGGTTATCAGCGAAGTGCCCGAAGTCGATGCCCGCATGAAGCCGAAGCACCTCGATCCTACGGCGCTGGATACGCCTGCGCTGGGGTTATCTAATGCTGCGCGCGAAACCCTCAGAATGGGGGACGTGCTGGAGCAGATGCTGGAAACCTGGAGCAAGGTAATGCACGGCGAGCCGCGTCAGGAAAAAGAGCTGCGCAAGCTGGCTGACGACGTGGACGTGCTGTATACCGCCATTAAGCTTTATCTGGCGCAGATGCCAAAAGAAGATCTGGCGGAAATGGAGTCCCGCCGCTGGGCGGAAATCATCGAAATGTCGCTTAACCTGGAACAGGCGGCAGATATCATCGAACGTATGGGCAGCGAAGTGGCGGATAAATCGCTCGCCGCGCGCCGGGCCTTTTCGCCGGATGGCCTGACCGAGCTGGACAACCTGCTTCAGCAGCTGATAAGCAACCTGCAGCTCAGCCTGTCGGTATTCTTTTCAAGCGACCTGGGCAGCGCCCGCCGCCTGCGCCGCAACAAGCACCGTTTCCGCATTATGAACCGCCGCTATTCTCACGCTCACGTCGACCGTCTGCACCAGCAAAACGTGCAGAGCATCGAAACCAGTTCGCTGCACCTTGGGCTGCTGGGGGATATGAAGCGCCTCAACTCGTTGTTCTGTTCCGTCGCCTACAGCGTGCTGGACCAGCCGGACGATGACGACGAGCGGGATGAGTATTAG
- the metH gene encoding methionine synthase, producing MSNNVEKLKQQLSERILVLDGGMGTMIQSYRLDENDFRGERFADWPCDLKGNNDLLVLSKPEIITAIHYAYFEAGADIVETNTFNSTTIAMADYQMESLSAEINYEAAKLARACADEWTARTPEKPRYVAGVLGPTNRTASISPDVNDPAFRNITFDQLVAAYRESTRALVEGGTDLIMIETVFDTLNAKAAIFAVKAEFEALGVDLPIMISGTITDASGRTLSGQTTEAFYNSLRHADALSFGLNCALGPDELRQYVAELSRIAECYVTAHPNAGLPNAFGEYDLDAKVMAQQIGEWAQAGFLNIVGGCCGTTPAHIAAMSKAVAGVAPRKLPELPVACRLAGLEPLNISADSLFVNVGERTNVTGSAKFKRLIKEEKYSEALDVALQQVASGAQIIDINMDEGMLDAEAAMVRFLNLIAGEPDIARVPIMIDSSKWDVIEKGLKCIQGKGIVNSISMKEGIEPFIHHAKLVRRYGAAMVVMAFDEAGQADTRERKIEICRRAYKILTEEVGFPPEDIIFDPNIFAVATGIEEHNNYAQDFIGACEDIKRELPHAMISGGVSNVSFSFRGNDPVREAIHAVFLYYAIRNGMDMGIVNAGQLAIYDDLPAELRDAVEDVILNRRDDSTERLLELAEKYRGSKSDEAANAQQAEWRSWDVVKRLEYSLVKGITEFIEADTEEARQQSARPIEVIEGPLMAGMNVVGDLFGEGKMFLPQVVKSARVMKQAVAWLEPYIEASKEKGSTNGKIVLATVKGDVHDIGKNIVGVVLQCNNYEIIDLGVMVPGEKILKTAREVGADIIGLSGLITPSLDEMVNVAKEMERQGFTLPLLIGGATTSKAHTAVKIEQNYSGPTVYVQNASRTVGVVSALLSETQHDEFVARTRKEYEVVRTQHARKKPRTPPVTLQAARDNDLAFDWESYTPPVAHRPGVQEVTASIETLRNYIDWTPFFMTWSLAGKYPRILEDEVVGEEAQRLFKDANDMLDMLHRTKTMTPRGVVGLFPANRVGDDVEVYTDETRTQVKAVSRHLRQQTEKSGFPNYCIADFVAPKHSGKADYIGAFAVTGGIEEDDLAGAYDAQHDDYNKIMVKAVADRLAEAFAEYLHERVRKVYWGYAATENLSNEELIRENYQGIRPAPGYPACPEHTEKAAIWALLDVENVIGMKLTESYAMWPGASVSGWYFSHPDSKYFAVAQIQRDQVEDYARRKGMPVSEVERWLAPNLGYDAD from the coding sequence GTGAGTAACAACGTAGAGAAGCTGAAGCAACAACTGAGTGAACGCATTCTGGTGCTGGACGGTGGCATGGGGACCATGATCCAGAGCTATCGTCTTGATGAGAACGACTTCCGCGGGGAGCGTTTTGCCGACTGGCCGTGCGACCTCAAGGGCAACAATGACCTGCTGGTGCTCAGCAAGCCGGAAATCATCACCGCGATTCACTACGCCTACTTTGAGGCTGGTGCAGACATCGTTGAAACCAACACCTTCAACTCCACCACGATTGCGATGGCTGACTACCAAATGGAATCGCTGTCGGCGGAAATTAACTACGAAGCCGCGAAGCTGGCTCGTGCCTGTGCCGATGAATGGACGGCACGTACGCCGGAAAAACCACGCTATGTCGCCGGTGTGTTAGGCCCCACCAACCGCACGGCTTCAATCTCCCCGGACGTGAACGACCCGGCCTTCCGCAACATCACTTTTGATCAACTGGTCGCCGCTTATCGTGAATCGACCAGGGCGCTGGTGGAAGGCGGGACCGACCTGATCATGATCGAAACGGTGTTCGACACCCTGAACGCCAAAGCCGCCATCTTCGCGGTGAAGGCAGAGTTTGAGGCGCTTGGCGTTGACCTGCCGATTATGATTTCCGGCACGATTACCGATGCTTCAGGCCGCACGCTTTCCGGTCAGACGACGGAAGCTTTCTATAACTCCCTGCGCCATGCCGATGCGCTCTCCTTTGGGCTTAACTGCGCGCTGGGGCCGGACGAGCTGCGCCAGTACGTCGCTGAACTGTCGCGCATTGCCGAGTGCTACGTAACCGCTCACCCTAACGCCGGTCTGCCAAATGCTTTCGGCGAGTACGATCTCGATGCAAAAGTGATGGCCCAGCAGATTGGCGAATGGGCGCAGGCCGGATTCCTGAACATTGTTGGCGGCTGCTGCGGGACAACGCCTGCGCACATTGCTGCGATGAGCAAAGCGGTGGCTGGCGTTGCGCCGCGTAAGCTCCCCGAACTGCCGGTTGCCTGCCGTCTGGCCGGGCTTGAGCCGCTGAACATTAGCGCGGACAGCCTGTTTGTGAACGTAGGCGAACGCACCAACGTCACCGGCTCGGCTAAATTCAAGCGGCTGATCAAAGAAGAAAAATACAGCGAGGCGCTGGACGTTGCGCTGCAGCAGGTCGCCAGCGGCGCGCAGATAATTGACATCAACATGGACGAGGGGATGCTCGACGCCGAAGCGGCGATGGTGCGCTTCCTCAACCTGATTGCCGGCGAGCCGGATATCGCCCGCGTGCCGATCATGATCGACTCCTCGAAATGGGACGTCATCGAGAAAGGGCTGAAGTGCATTCAGGGCAAAGGCATCGTTAACTCCATCTCGATGAAGGAAGGCATTGAGCCGTTTATTCATCACGCGAAGCTGGTGCGTCGCTACGGCGCGGCGATGGTGGTGATGGCGTTCGACGAAGCGGGCCAGGCGGATACCCGCGAGCGAAAAATCGAGATTTGCCGCCGGGCCTACAAAATTCTTACCGAAGAGGTGGGCTTCCCGCCGGAAGACATCATCTTTGACCCGAACATCTTCGCGGTGGCGACCGGTATCGAAGAGCACAACAACTACGCGCAGGACTTTATCGGCGCCTGCGAAGACATTAAGCGCGAGCTGCCGCACGCGATGATTTCCGGCGGCGTGTCTAACGTCTCCTTCTCCTTCCGCGGCAACGATCCGGTACGCGAAGCCATTCACGCGGTATTCCTCTATTACGCGATCCGCAACGGCATGGACATGGGGATCGTGAACGCCGGGCAGCTGGCGATTTACGACGACCTTCCGGCCGAGCTGCGTGACGCTGTAGAAGACGTCATTCTTAACCGGCGTGATGACAGCACCGAACGGCTGTTAGAGCTGGCTGAAAAATATCGCGGCAGCAAAAGTGATGAAGCCGCCAATGCGCAACAGGCCGAGTGGCGCAGCTGGGACGTCGTTAAGCGGCTTGAATATTCGCTGGTGAAAGGGATCACCGAGTTCATCGAAGCAGACACCGAAGAGGCTCGCCAGCAGTCGGCTCGCCCAATCGAAGTAATTGAAGGCCCTCTGATGGCGGGGATGAACGTGGTGGGCGACCTGTTTGGCGAGGGGAAAATGTTCCTGCCGCAGGTGGTCAAATCGGCCCGCGTCATGAAGCAGGCGGTGGCCTGGCTCGAGCCTTATATCGAAGCCAGTAAGGAAAAAGGATCGACTAACGGCAAAATCGTCCTCGCCACGGTGAAAGGCGACGTGCACGACATCGGCAAGAACATCGTCGGCGTGGTGCTGCAGTGTAACAACTACGAAATTATCGACCTTGGCGTGATGGTGCCCGGCGAGAAAATTTTGAAAACTGCCCGCGAAGTGGGCGCGGATATTATCGGCCTCTCTGGCCTTATTACGCCTTCGCTGGATGAAATGGTCAACGTCGCCAAAGAGATGGAGCGCCAGGGCTTTACGTTACCGCTGCTGATTGGCGGAGCGACGACTTCCAAAGCCCATACCGCGGTGAAAATCGAGCAGAACTACAGCGGCCCAACGGTGTATGTGCAAAACGCCTCCCGTACCGTAGGCGTTGTCTCTGCTCTGCTTTCAGAAACCCAGCATGATGAATTTGTGGCCCGAACCCGCAAAGAGTACGAAGTGGTTCGCACCCAGCACGCACGCAAAAAACCTCGCACTCCGCCTGTTACGCTGCAGGCCGCAAGGGATAACGACCTGGCGTTTGACTGGGAAAGTTATACGCCGCCGGTTGCCCATCGGCCTGGCGTGCAGGAGGTTACCGCCAGCATTGAGACGCTGCGAAATTACATCGACTGGACGCCGTTCTTTATGACCTGGTCGCTGGCCGGGAAATACCCACGCATCCTGGAAGATGAAGTGGTAGGCGAGGAAGCGCAGCGCCTGTTTAAAGACGCCAACGACATGCTCGATATGCTCCACCGCACGAAGACGATGACGCCGCGCGGCGTGGTAGGCCTGTTCCCGGCGAACCGTGTTGGCGACGACGTAGAGGTTTATACCGATGAAACGCGGACCCAGGTTAAAGCCGTCAGCCGTCATCTACGCCAGCAAACCGAAAAAAGCGGCTTCCCGAACTACTGTATTGCCGACTTTGTCGCGCCTAAACACAGCGGTAAAGCGGACTACATCGGCGCTTTTGCGGTCACCGGCGGTATTGAAGAAGACGACCTGGCCGGCGCCTATGACGCGCAGCATGATGATTACAACAAAATCATGGTGAAAGCGGTGGCCGATCGCCTGGCCGAAGCTTTTGCTGAATATCTCCACGAGCGCGTACGTAAAGTCTACTGGGGCTATGCGGCGACTGAAAACCTCAGCAATGAGGAGCTTATTCGCGAAAATTACCAGGGGATTCGTCCGGCGCCGGGCTATCCGGCCTGCCCGGAGCACACCGAAAAGGCGGCTATCTGGGCGCTGCTGGACGTAGAGAACGTGATTGGCATGAAACTCACTGAATCTTACGCCATGTGGCCCGGCGCGTCGGTTTCCGGCTGGTACTTCAGCCACCCCGACAGCAAGTATTTCGCGGTCGCACAAATTCAGCGCGACCAGGTCGAGGACTATGCGAGGCGCAAAGGGATGCCGGTGAGCGAGGTTGAACGCTGGCTGGCGCCAAACCTGGGTTATGACGCCGACTAG
- the iclR gene encoding glyoxylate bypass operon transcriptional repressor IclR has product MVATVPAKRGKKPRAAAAAAPQVTGQVQSLTRGLKLLEWIAESHGSVALTELAQQAGLPNSTTHRLLTTMQQLGFVHQVGDLGHWTIGAHAFVVGSSFLQSRNLLAIVHPILRKLMEASGETVNLAVLDKSDHQAIIIDQVQCTQLMRMSAPIGGKLPMHASGAGKAFLAHLNDDELAGLLHRKGLHSYTPATLTSPLHLKEDLAQTRKRGYSFDDEEHALGLRCVASCIYDEHHEAFAAISISGPISRITDDRVTEIGALVIKAAKEITLAYGGGR; this is encoded by the coding sequence ATGGTTGCTACAGTCCCCGCTAAACGAGGTAAGAAACCCCGCGCCGCAGCCGCTGCTGCCCCGCAGGTCACCGGGCAGGTTCAATCCCTCACTCGCGGCCTCAAACTGCTGGAGTGGATTGCCGAATCTCACGGCAGCGTGGCGTTGACCGAGCTTGCCCAGCAGGCCGGCCTGCCGAACTCCACGACCCACCGTCTGCTGACCACGATGCAGCAGTTAGGCTTCGTTCACCAGGTAGGCGATCTGGGCCACTGGACGATTGGCGCTCACGCTTTTGTCGTCGGCAGCAGCTTCCTGCAAAGCCGCAACCTGCTGGCCATCGTGCACCCGATTCTGCGCAAGCTGATGGAAGCTTCCGGCGAAACCGTTAACCTCGCGGTGCTGGACAAGAGCGATCATCAGGCGATTATCATCGACCAGGTTCAGTGCACGCAGTTGATGCGTATGTCGGCCCCCATTGGCGGCAAGCTGCCGATGCACGCTTCCGGCGCAGGCAAGGCGTTTCTGGCTCATCTCAACGATGACGAACTGGCGGGCCTGCTGCACCGCAAGGGCTTACACAGCTACACGCCCGCAACGCTGACTTCACCGCTGCATTTAAAAGAAGATTTAGCGCAAACGCGCAAGCGGGGTTACTCGTTTGACGATGAAGAACATGCGCTGGGGCTACGCTGCGTGGCCTCCTGCATCTACGACGAGCACCACGAGGCGTTTGCTGCCATCTCCATTTCTGGCCCGATTTCGCGCATCACCGATGACCGGGTGACGGAGATTGGCGCTCTGGTCATTAAGGCAGCGAAGGAAATTACTCTGGCATACGGCGGCGGGCGCTAA
- the aceK gene encoding bifunctional isocitrate dehydrogenase kinase/phosphatase — MSHRLELLIAHTILQGFDAQYGRFLEVTAGAQQRFEQADWHAVQQAMKSRINLYDHHVGLVVEQLRCITGGQNTDAAFLLRVKEQYTRLLPDYPRFEIAESFFNSVYCRLFDHRSLTPERLFIFSSQAGKQLRPLPRPLAKTFFPEQGWTTLLTTLLSDLPLRLPWQDIARDVGFILAHLHETFGAEALRTATLEVANELFYRNKAAWLVGKLVLQGRTIPFLLPIHRTDDGRLMVDTCLTSSPEASIVFGFARSYFMVYAPFPAALVEWLREILPGKTTAELYMAIGCQKHGKTESYREYLTYINNTPEQFIEAPGIRGMVMLVFTLPGFDRVFKVIKDRFAPQKEVTAERVRACYQLVKEHDRVGRMADTQEFENFVLDKQQISPELMALLHEEVPEKLTDLGDRIAISHLYIERRMVPLNLWLEQVEGQQLRDAVEEYGNAIRQLAAANIFPGDMLFKNFGVTRHGRVVFYDYDEICYMTEVNFRDIPPPRYPEDELSSEPWYSISPGDVFPEEFRHYLCADRRIRPLFDEMHADLFRADFWRALQTRIREGYVEDVFAYRRRQRFSQRFGDVKRAG; from the coding sequence ATGTCACACAGGCTGGAGCTGTTAATTGCCCACACCATCCTGCAAGGGTTCGATGCGCAATACGGTCGATTTCTTGAGGTCACCGCGGGTGCGCAGCAGCGCTTTGAACAGGCCGACTGGCACGCCGTTCAGCAGGCGATGAAAAGCCGTATCAATCTTTACGATCATCACGTAGGGCTCGTCGTAGAGCAGCTTCGCTGTATTACCGGCGGCCAGAATACCGATGCGGCCTTTTTGCTGCGCGTGAAAGAGCAGTACACCAGGCTTTTGCCGGATTATCCGCGTTTTGAAATTGCCGAAAGCTTTTTTAATTCCGTCTATTGTCGGCTCTTCGATCACCGCTCGCTTACTCCCGAGCGGCTTTTTATCTTTAGCTCGCAGGCTGGCAAACAGCTCCGGCCGCTGCCTCGTCCGCTGGCTAAAACCTTTTTCCCGGAGCAGGGCTGGACGACATTGCTCACCACCTTGCTCTCCGATCTCCCGCTGCGTCTTCCCTGGCAGGATATTGCGCGGGACGTTGGTTTTATTCTTGCCCATCTCCATGAAACGTTCGGCGCAGAAGCATTGCGTACGGCCACGCTCGAAGTCGCCAACGAGCTGTTTTATCGCAATAAAGCCGCCTGGCTGGTTGGCAAACTGGTACTGCAGGGGAGAACAATTCCATTTTTGCTGCCGATCCACCGCACAGATGATGGCCGCTTAATGGTGGATACCTGCCTGACCAGTTCACCTGAAGCCAGCATCGTTTTTGGCTTCGCTCGTTCTTACTTTATGGTTTATGCCCCTTTCCCCGCCGCGCTCGTCGAGTGGCTGCGCGAGATTTTACCGGGCAAAACCACCGCCGAACTGTATATGGCAATCGGCTGCCAGAAGCACGGCAAAACCGAAAGCTATCGCGAATATCTGACCTACATTAACAACACGCCCGAGCAGTTTATTGAGGCGCCGGGCATTCGTGGCATGGTGATGCTGGTCTTCACTCTCCCGGGCTTCGATCGTGTTTTTAAGGTGATAAAGGACAGGTTCGCGCCGCAGAAAGAAGTCACCGCCGAAAGGGTTCGTGCCTGCTACCAGCTGGTAAAGGAACACGACCGCGTGGGGCGTATGGCGGATACCCAGGAGTTTGAAAACTTCGTGCTGGATAAGCAGCAGATAAGCCCTGAGTTAATGGCGCTGCTGCACGAAGAAGTCCCGGAAAAACTCACCGATCTTGGCGACCGCATTGCCATTAGCCATCTTTATATCGAACGGCGAATGGTGCCGCTCAACCTGTGGCTTGAGCAGGTTGAAGGTCAGCAGTTGAGGGATGCGGTGGAAGAGTACGGCAACGCCATTCGCCAACTGGCGGCGGCTAATATTTTCCCCGGTGACATGCTGTTTAAAAACTTTGGCGTGACGCGCCACGGGCGAGTGGTGTTCTACGATTACGATGAAATTTGCTATATGACCGAGGTAAATTTCCGGGATATTCCGCCGCCACGTTACCCAGAGGATGAGTTGTCCTCCGAGCCCTGGTACAGCATCTCGCCGGGCGATGTCTTCCCGGAGGAATTCAGGCACTATCTTTGCGCGGACAGGCGTATTCGCCCGCTATTCGATGAAATGCACGCTGACCTGTTCCGCGCCGACTTTTGGCGAGCTTTGCAAACCCGCATCCGCGAGGGCTATGTCGAGGATGTCTTCGCCTATCGCCGCCGCCAGCGTTTCAGCCAGCGGTTTGGGGACGTGAAGAGGGCGGGTTAG
- the aceA gene encoding isocitrate lyase — translation MKTSRSQQIQQVQQEWTQPRWEGIERTYSAEDVVKLRGSLNPECTLAQHGAAKLWRLLHGESKKGYVNSLGALTGGQALQQAKAGIEAIYLSGWQVAADANLASSMYPDQSLYPANSVPAVVDRINNSFQRADQIQWASNIEPGDPRHVDYFLPIVADAEAGFGGVLNAFELMKSMIQAGAAAVHFEDQLASVKKCGHMGGKVLVPTQEAIQKLIAARLAADVMGVPTLLIARTDADAADLITSDCDEYDREFVTGERTQEGFYRTRAGIEQAISRGLAYAPYADLVWCETSKPDLDQARRFAEAIHARFPGKLLAYNCSPSFNWKKNLDDKTIASFQQELSDMGYKYQFITLAGIHSMWFNMFDLAHSYAQGEGMRHYVEKVQQPEFAAASEGYTFVSHQQEVGTGYFDRVTTIIQGGASSVTALTGSTEEEQF, via the coding sequence ATGAAAACCTCTCGTAGCCAACAGATTCAACAAGTACAACAAGAATGGACACAACCGCGTTGGGAAGGCATTGAGCGTACCTATAGCGCAGAAGACGTGGTGAAACTGCGCGGTTCGCTGAACCCGGAATGCACGCTGGCGCAGCACGGGGCGGCGAAGCTCTGGCGTCTGCTGCACGGCGAGTCGAAAAAAGGCTACGTAAACAGTCTGGGGGCGTTAACCGGTGGTCAGGCTTTGCAGCAGGCTAAAGCGGGTATCGAAGCTATCTACTTATCCGGCTGGCAGGTGGCGGCGGATGCTAACCTGGCCTCCAGCATGTATCCGGATCAGTCGCTCTACCCGGCTAACTCCGTTCCTGCGGTAGTCGACAGGATCAACAACAGCTTCCAGCGCGCGGATCAGATCCAGTGGGCGTCGAATATTGAGCCGGGCGACCCGCGCCACGTTGACTACTTCCTGCCGATCGTTGCCGACGCTGAGGCAGGCTTTGGCGGCGTGCTAAACGCCTTCGAGCTGATGAAGTCGATGATTCAGGCCGGTGCAGCGGCGGTACACTTTGAAGACCAGCTTGCCTCGGTGAAAAAGTGCGGTCATATGGGCGGCAAAGTATTGGTCCCGACCCAGGAGGCTATCCAGAAATTAATCGCCGCTCGTCTGGCGGCGGACGTGATGGGCGTTCCCACGCTGCTGATTGCCCGTACCGATGCCGATGCGGCAGACCTGATCACCTCCGACTGCGACGAATATGACCGCGAGTTCGTCACCGGCGAACGTACGCAGGAAGGTTTCTATCGCACTCGGGCTGGCATTGAGCAGGCTATCAGCCGTGGCCTGGCCTATGCCCCTTATGCCGACCTGGTCTGGTGTGAAACCTCTAAACCCGATCTGGACCAGGCCCGTCGCTTTGCCGAAGCGATCCACGCTCGCTTCCCTGGCAAGCTGCTGGCCTACAACTGTTCGCCATCGTTCAACTGGAAGAAAAATCTCGATGACAAAACCATCGCTTCCTTCCAGCAAGAACTGTCGGACATGGGCTACAAGTACCAGTTCATCACCCTGGCGGGGATCCACAGCATGTGGTTCAACATGTTCGACCTGGCGCACTCTTATGCTCAGGGCGAGGGGATGCGCCACTATGTTGAGAAGGTACAGCAGCCTGAGTTTGCTGCGGCTTCCGAAGGTTATACCTTCGTCTCTCATCAGCAGGAAGTGGGTACCGGCTACTTCGACCGCGTCACTACCATCATTCAGGGCGGCGCCTCTTCCGTAACCGCGTTGACTGGTTCTACCGAAGAAGAACAGTTCTGA